In one window of Duganella dendranthematis DNA:
- a CDS encoding Fur family transcriptional regulator translates to MDNAPSASAETLVFAQLLKLGLRPTSARVCVLQVLNEHAQESLPAERIFLALNAMGISVSLGTIYRVLSELEQRGLVHKEWHALDAAGKSHYVLAASRRAPASCLMVCPSCGRSHSVTDKSLTDALQRHARTGGFDQGLASAVISIVCNQCASPAPSPAAQTPGTAPE, encoded by the coding sequence ATGGACAACGCACCATCCGCCAGCGCTGAAACACTGGTGTTCGCGCAACTGCTCAAGCTGGGGCTGCGGCCGACCAGCGCGCGCGTCTGCGTCTTGCAGGTGCTGAATGAACACGCGCAGGAATCGCTACCGGCCGAGCGCATCTTCCTGGCGTTGAACGCCATGGGCATCAGCGTCAGCCTGGGGACGATTTACCGGGTCTTGAGTGAACTGGAGCAGCGCGGCCTGGTGCACAAGGAATGGCATGCGCTGGACGCGGCCGGCAAGTCGCACTACGTGCTGGCGGCGTCCAGGCGGGCGCCGGCGTCATGCCTGATGGTGTGTCCGTCCTGCGGCCGTAGCCACAGCGTGACGGACAAATCGCTTACGGACGCGTTGCAGCGCCACGCCCGCACCGGCGGTTTCGATCAGGGACTGGCGTCTGCCGTGATCAGCATTGTTTGTAATCAGTGCGCCAGCCCGGCGCCGAGCCCAGCCGCTCAAACGCCAGGAACAGCACCGGAGTGA
- a CDS encoding TonB-dependent receptor: MHTTLTLRLSPLALMLHLAFAAQAHAAEPTDTTLPSVTVTGEAAKDDYLVKRTSAGTKTDTAIRDLPQTVTVINQALIKDISMQSMADVARYVPGIGMANGEGNRDAPIFRGSANASGDFYIDGVRDDVEYYRDLYNVEQVEALTGPNAMIFGRGGSGGLINRVTKQANFGAPVRAADLTLGSYQNRRLTVDVGQAINDTMALRVTGLVEDSEGYQRNATLKRSGINPTLAIRPNKDTHIVLGLEHFEDKRAADRGVPSQNGVPMDLPVDAFFGDASADSRPTRVNSNAFSAVIDYEIGGGMHLSNKTRYTDYDKFYQNYNAGAINVKAGTVPISAYNNHQWRKNLFNQTDLTFDVSTGGVRHKFLTGLELGKQDTDYLRTTGLFSNNSTSINVPLASPDGSLPVNYVLGGSSADRDGNSTAKIAGVYIQDQIELTPQWQLIAGLRYDSFKLDYHNNVAAGLRAIPASAADLSSSDSLVSPRVGLLYKPAPAATLYANYSVASFPRGGDQLSSLTSINQGLKPEKFINYEIGGKLEINPDLLATLAVYRLNRNNVAVVNPATGIADRLVDGQRTNGVEIGINGKLTSAWSINGGYAHQDAKLLATASATALNGAIVGMVPKNTLSLWNRYDFTQALGAGLGLIRRDDMFASTSNTVVLPSYTRVDAALFYTINANYKLQVNVENLTDKKYYLYANGDNNITPGSPRAYRVSLHANF; the protein is encoded by the coding sequence ATGCATACCACTCTCACTCTCCGCTTGTCCCCGCTGGCCCTTATGTTGCACCTGGCGTTCGCCGCCCAGGCTCACGCCGCCGAACCCACCGACACCACCCTGCCGAGCGTCACCGTCACCGGTGAGGCCGCCAAGGACGACTACCTGGTCAAGCGCACCAGCGCCGGCACCAAGACCGACACCGCCATCCGCGACCTGCCGCAAACCGTGACCGTGATCAACCAGGCGCTGATCAAGGACATCAGCATGCAGAGCATGGCCGATGTCGCCCGCTACGTGCCGGGCATTGGCATGGCCAATGGCGAGGGCAACCGCGATGCGCCGATCTTCCGCGGCAGCGCGAATGCTTCGGGCGACTTCTACATCGACGGCGTGCGCGACGACGTCGAGTACTACCGCGATCTGTACAACGTCGAGCAGGTGGAAGCGCTGACCGGCCCGAATGCGATGATCTTCGGCCGTGGCGGTTCGGGCGGCCTGATCAACCGCGTCACCAAGCAAGCCAACTTCGGCGCACCGGTGCGCGCCGCCGACCTGACGCTGGGCAGCTACCAGAACCGCCGCCTCACCGTCGATGTCGGCCAAGCCATCAACGACACCATGGCGTTGCGCGTCACCGGCCTGGTGGAAGACTCCGAAGGCTACCAGCGCAATGCCACGCTGAAACGCTCCGGCATCAATCCGACGCTGGCCATCCGCCCGAACAAGGACACCCACATCGTGCTGGGCCTGGAGCACTTTGAAGACAAGCGCGCCGCCGACCGCGGCGTGCCGTCGCAGAACGGTGTGCCGATGGACCTGCCGGTTGACGCCTTCTTTGGCGATGCCAGCGCCGACAGCCGCCCTACCCGCGTCAACTCCAACGCCTTCAGCGCCGTCATCGATTATGAAATCGGCGGCGGCATGCATCTGTCGAACAAGACCCGCTACACCGACTACGACAAGTTCTACCAGAACTACAACGCCGGCGCGATCAACGTCAAGGCCGGCACGGTGCCGATCTCCGCGTACAACAACCACCAGTGGCGCAAGAACCTGTTCAACCAGACCGACCTGACCTTCGACGTCAGCACCGGCGGCGTCCGCCACAAGTTCCTGACCGGTTTGGAACTTGGCAAGCAGGACACCGACTACCTGCGCACGACCGGCCTGTTCTCTAACAACAGCACCTCCATCAACGTGCCGCTGGCCAGCCCGGACGGCAGCCTGCCGGTCAACTACGTGCTCGGCGGCAGCAGCGCCGACCGCGACGGCAACAGCACCGCCAAGATCGCCGGCGTCTATATCCAGGACCAGATCGAACTGACGCCGCAATGGCAACTGATCGCCGGCCTGCGCTACGACAGCTTCAAGCTGGATTACCACAACAACGTGGCGGCCGGTCTGCGCGCCATTCCAGCCAGCGCCGCCGATCTGTCCAGCAGCGACAGCCTGGTGTCCCCGCGCGTCGGCCTGCTGTACAAACCGGCGCCGGCCGCTACCCTGTACGCCAACTACAGTGTTGCGTCGTTTCCGCGCGGCGGCGACCAGTTGAGCAGCCTGACCAGCATCAACCAGGGCTTGAAGCCGGAAAAATTCATCAACTATGAAATCGGCGGCAAGCTGGAAATCAACCCAGACCTGCTGGCCACGCTGGCGGTGTATCGCCTGAACCGCAACAACGTGGCGGTGGTCAATCCCGCCACTGGCATCGCCGATCGTTTGGTCGACGGCCAGCGCACCAACGGGGTGGAAATTGGCATCAACGGCAAGCTGACCAGCGCGTGGAGTATCAATGGCGGCTACGCCCACCAGGACGCCAAGCTGCTGGCCACCGCCTCCGCCACCGCGCTGAACGGCGCCATCGTCGGCATGGTGCCGAAGAACACGCTGTCGCTGTGGAATCGTTATGACTTCACGCAGGCGCTGGGCGCCGGCCTGGGGCTGATTCGCCGCGACGATATGTTTGCGTCGACCAGCAACACGGTGGTGCTGCCGAGCTACACGCGGGTGGATGCTGCGCTGTTCTACACCATCAACGCGAACTACAAGCTGCAGGTCAATGTCGAGAATCTGACCGACAAGAAGTACTACCTCTACGCCAACGGTGACAACAACATCACCCCAGGCTCGCCGCGCGCCTACCGCGTCAGCCTGCACGCCAACTTCTAA